One window of Nostoc sp. C052 genomic DNA carries:
- a CDS encoding iron uptake porin → MVKMFWKWLPICPVTLGLFSVITTTTGAMPAAGDANALPTKTGTVQESAGQVTSVSQLSDVQPTDWAFGALQSLVERYGCIAGYPNATYRGNRALTRYEFAAGINACLDRVNELISTATTDIVKKEDLATLQKLQEQFAAELNTLRGRVDALEPHLETLEKQQFSTTTKLHGEAIFAISGFASGQDADNADIPRSTTFGDRVRLNFDTSFTGQDLLRVRLQALNLNYFSSEGGTGTRLPEGTLAFNAEIGDEDPENNQVGVETLYYRFPLGKKTEVTFFANEGEVEDFVNTINPFLDGDEGASGALSKFGSRNSVYYFVPAGAGIGLRHRLSDQLELSLGYLSSTASNPNTNRGLFNGSYGAIAQLTFQPSDRLSIGLTYVNAYNNLGEDLAIPGTGSQKANLALVTDSRTSTNAYGLEASYEVNSGFLINAWAGYAKTRVLGVGDADIWNYAVALAFPDLGKKGNLAGIVVGMEPRVTGADGAIANVFTEIVAPQNRDSAQDRNTSLHVEGFYSYAVSDNITITPGLIWLTAPNHDDRNSDAVLGVIRTTFTF, encoded by the coding sequence ATGGTCAAAATGTTTTGGAAGTGGTTGCCGATTTGTCCAGTGACTTTGGGGCTCTTCTCGGTAATCACTACCACAACTGGGGCGATGCCTGCGGCGGGCGATGCCAACGCACTTCCAACTAAAACGGGAACTGTTCAAGAATCAGCAGGACAGGTAACATCTGTTTCTCAACTGTCGGATGTACAGCCGACAGATTGGGCATTCGGTGCATTGCAATCTTTGGTGGAGCGTTATGGGTGTATTGCAGGTTATCCTAATGCAACTTATCGCGGTAATCGGGCTTTAACTCGTTACGAATTTGCGGCTGGAATTAATGCCTGTTTAGATCGAGTCAATGAACTAATTTCAACTGCAACAACTGACATCGTTAAGAAAGAAGATTTAGCAACTCTGCAAAAATTACAAGAACAGTTTGCGGCGGAATTGAATACTTTGCGGGGTCGAGTAGATGCTTTAGAACCTCACTTGGAAACTCTGGAAAAACAGCAGTTTTCAACCACGACAAAACTTCATGGTGAGGCAATTTTTGCCATATCAGGGTTTGCATCTGGACAAGATGCCGATAATGCTGATATTCCGAGAAGCACGACTTTTGGCGATCGCGTCCGCCTCAATTTTGACACCAGTTTCACTGGACAAGACTTACTCAGAGTTCGCTTACAAGCCCTTAACCTCAATTACTTCTCTAGTGAAGGTGGCACTGGAACTAGATTACCAGAAGGGACTCTAGCTTTTAATGCAGAAATTGGAGATGAAGATCCTGAAAATAATCAAGTTGGAGTTGAGACACTGTATTACAGATTTCCTCTAGGCAAAAAAACCGAAGTTACTTTTTTTGCCAACGAAGGGGAAGTTGAAGATTTTGTGAATACAATCAACCCCTTTTTGGATGGGGATGAGGGAGCCAGTGGTGCTTTATCCAAGTTTGGCAGTCGGAACTCAGTTTACTACTTTGTACCTGCTGGAGCCGGAATTGGGTTGAGACATCGCCTCTCTGACCAGTTGGAGTTGAGTTTGGGATATTTGTCTAGTACAGCATCTAACCCCAACACTAACAGAGGTTTATTCAATGGTTCTTACGGTGCGATCGCTCAGTTAACTTTTCAACCTAGCGATCGCCTCAGTATCGGTTTAACTTACGTCAATGCCTACAATAACCTGGGTGAAGATTTGGCAATCCCCGGTACGGGTAGTCAAAAGGCTAACTTGGCCTTAGTTACTGATTCGCGTACTTCCACCAACGCTTACGGCTTGGAAGCATCCTATGAAGTAAATTCCGGCTTTTTGATTAATGCTTGGGCTGGCTATGCCAAAACCCGTGTTTTGGGCGTAGGAGATGCCGATATTTGGAACTATGCAGTTGCTCTAGCTTTCCCAGATTTGGGTAAAAAAGGCAATCTGGCGGGGATTGTTGTGGGTATGGAACCGAGAGTAACCGGTGCTGATGGGGCGATCGCTAATGTATTTACGGAGATAGTTGCACCGCAAAACCGCGACTCTGCTCAAGACCGAAACACCTCTTTACACGTTGAAGGTTTTTACAGTTATGCAGTTTCAGACAATATTACCATCACCCCTGGTTTAATTTGGCTGACTGCACCCAACCATGACGATCGTAACAGTGATGCTGTACTAGGAGTCATTAGAACTACTTTTACCTTTTAA
- a CDS encoding IS1 family transposase (programmed frameshift) yields the protein MQCPYCGSTEIRKNGKRKGKQNHICTHCNRQFIDVYDQPKGYSEELKQECLKIYLNGMGFRGIERVKGVHHTTIIYWVKQLGEKLPDVPKEDMIPEVAELDELETFIGSKKTKFWLWTAVNHFTQGILAWVLGDHSSETFKPLWEIVEQWKSYFYVTDGWKVYPSFIPDGDQIVSKTYMTRVENENTRLRHYLARLHRKTLCYSKSEQMLRYSIKLLLHYLKYKIIPT from the exons GTGCAATGTCCATACTGCGGCTCTACGGAAATCAGAAAGAATGGGAAACGTAAAGGTAAACAAAATCACATTTGTACTCATTGCAATCGCCAATTTATTGATGTATACGATCAGCCAAAAGGATATTCAGAAGAACTAAAACAAGAATGCTTAAAAATCTACCTTAACGGCATGGGTTTTCGTGGTATTGAACGAGTTAAAGGCGTACACCATACTACGATCATCTATTGGGTCAAACAACTAGGAGAGAAGCTGCCAGATGTACCAAAAGAAGATATGATTCCAGAAGTTGCAGAACTGGATGAATTAGAGACATTCATCGGCTCAAAAAAAACAAAAT TTTGGTTGTGGACAGCAGTAAATCACTTTACTCAAGGTATTTTAGCTTGGGTTTTAGGAGACCATAGTTCTGAAACTTTTAAGCCACTTTGGGAAATTGTTGAACAGTGGAAAAGCTATTTTTATGTGACCGATGGCTGGAAGGTTTACCCAAGTTTTATCCCCGATGGAGACCAAATTGTGAGTAAAACATATATGACACGGGTGGAAAATGAAAATACTCGGTTACGTCATTATCTTGCACGCCTTCACCGCAAAACTTTATGCTATTCCAAATCAGAACAAATGCTGAGATACTCGATTAAATTATTACTTCATTATTTAAAGTATAAAATTATACCAACATAA
- a CDS encoding transposase, whose protein sequence is MEIIEALLKLGFNFDLVLADSLYGESPTFIAVLSKQKKHYLLAIRSNHREFSLPEQEAKYSVWQEFERKFSDGKSEKRYIQQINESESRLITYWRITTDPNNLPKNQTWYVKTDLKSDMAALLGNLYGFRNWVEYAFKQGKNELGCADFRLTNYQQIEKWWELVMSAYFLVSLQAQARNKLESESKNETISSQISREPADFSNHIWWDFSLVWKSTLNNLRLIIQPYIFWNLIKPWLAVFVNTNFQLGFQKLMKIINQFQGYITVDSG, encoded by the coding sequence GTGGAAATAATTGAGGCATTGCTCAAACTTGGATTTAATTTTGATTTGGTTTTAGCGGATAGTCTGTATGGCGAGAGTCCAACATTTATTGCTGTGTTGTCTAAGCAGAAAAAACATTATTTATTAGCTATAAGAAGTAATCATCGAGAGTTTAGCTTGCCAGAGCAGGAGGCTAAGTATAGTGTTTGGCAAGAGTTTGAGCGGAAATTTAGTGATGGGAAGTCAGAAAAAAGATATATACAACAGATAAATGAAAGCGAATCCAGACTGATAACATATTGGCGAATAACTACTGACCCAAATAATTTGCCAAAAAATCAGACATGGTATGTAAAAACAGATTTAAAAAGTGACATGGCGGCTTTATTAGGAAATCTTTATGGATTTCGTAATTGGGTGGAATATGCCTTTAAACAAGGGAAGAATGAGTTGGGCTGCGCTGATTTTAGACTGACGAATTATCAGCAAATAGAAAAATGGTGGGAACTAGTTATGAGTGCTTATTTTTTAGTAAGCTTACAAGCCCAAGCTAGAAATAAATTGGAAAGCGAAAGTAAAAATGAAACAATCTCATCACAAATTTCCAGAGAACCAGCAGATTTTAGTAACCATATATGGTGGGATTTCAGTTTGGTATGGAAGTCCACTTTGAACAATTTAAGATTAATTATTCAACCATATATATTCTGGAATCTAATCAAACCCTGGTTAGCCGTTTTTGTTAATACCAACTTCCAGTTGGGATTCCAGAAACTGATGAAAATAATCAATCAGTTTCAAGGTTATATAACCGTGGATTCGGGGTAA
- a CDS encoding PEP-CTERM sorting domain-containing protein (PEP-CTERM proteins occur, often in large numbers, in the proteomes of bacteria that also encode an exosortase, a predicted intramembrane cysteine proteinase. The presence of a PEP-CTERM domain at a protein's C-terminus predicts cleavage within the sorting domain, followed by covalent anchoring to some some component of the (usually Gram-negative) cell surface. Many PEP-CTERM proteins exhibit an unusual sequence composition that includes large numbers of potential glycosylation sites. Expression of one such protein has been shown restore the ability of a bacterium to form floc, a type of biofilm.) has translation MKLFPQLAIATSLVLGLATLSTKSASAAIVNYAFSVDSSTAKGNGFFSFDDSTFSNDNFPVAPLQSLTFQFDNDPNIYTAKDDIEYPDYPLAFPTVALADNASIGLLYNFLDKVNPSKSYEISGTIFSVSSEIPDSGTVSYREVPEPSTLNSTLLVGIIGLFLTRKVTLWRMHCKGN, from the coding sequence ATGAAATTGTTTCCACAATTAGCGATCGCTACTAGTCTTGTTTTGGGTTTAGCTACCTTAAGCACTAAATCCGCATCGGCTGCAATTGTTAATTATGCTTTCAGTGTTGATAGTTCTACAGCTAAGGGAAATGGTTTTTTTAGCTTTGATGACTCAACTTTCAGTAATGATAATTTTCCAGTAGCACCACTTCAGTCGCTAACTTTTCAATTCGATAACGATCCCAATATTTACACCGCCAAGGATGATATTGAATATCCAGATTATCCCCTTGCATTTCCAACTGTAGCTTTAGCTGATAATGCATCGATTGGATTGCTGTACAACTTCCTCGATAAAGTTAATCCTTCTAAAAGCTACGAAATTTCTGGAACAATATTTTCTGTATCCTCCGAAATTCCCGATTCTGGTACAGTTTCTTATCGAGAAGTACCAGAGCCTAGTACTTTAAATAGCACACTTCTTGTTGGCATCATTGGCTTGTTTCTGACAAGAAAGGTAACGCTTTGGAGAATGCATTGCAAAGGCAACTAA
- a CDS encoding alkaline phosphatase family protein, protein MKPSKNQGYLLSLLLLSTLSANTQSVSARTTSPVGNLQGGAALLPTGQTITPAAAPGSTFAPLATGLRTDDNADAAEAVSTALSPDGKTLLVLTSGYNQNFKNENTGSTFTYPVLDPQTGKSSSTTTPKAEWVFVYDVSSGKLVKRQQINIPNTYNGLAWAKDGSRFFVSGGIDDRVYVYASNGSQYIPDAPFILLGHNSNQTDPFPKYDGGLLKDTPAKAVATGAVVAGIAVSKDGNTLVTANFENDSISIVDTTTRKVTKEIKFFRPGDKIATGEFPFDVAIKSAENGQAAKVFISSQRDNEVLAVDITSGQITRIPIGSQPNKVLLSSSQNRLYVANGNDDSISVIDTNNNRVVQTISLSRPGEKYKGANPNSLTLSPDGRTLYVTLGGENAIAVVDLQGGWVNGRIPTGWYPNSASISQDGQRLYVVNAKSNSGPNPAGNLTTPAGLARNTNFKNEYNWALEKAGISIIPVPKGATLGKLSAQVDKNNGFYNRRPDRTMRYLQGKIKHVIYIVKENRTYDQVLGDLPIGNGDPTLTLFPNNISPNHHKLSFGFATFDNFYDSGESSGVGWNWSTYGRTTDYTEKTQSVLYGNAGFNGLTYDYEGTNRNISLALSQTSSNKSPINTRITGILDPSGHSSILPGDRDVDAPEGDGNLQPNAIGGYLWDTALRAGKTVRNYGFFVDNAVPYTTSQSDPTKPDPKNPTYIPISPTPYADKIPQAPVTKTVLLDKTDLYFRSFDQNNADTYLYSEWERDLKQNGLPNLMLVRLSHDHFGSFGTALAGLNTPELQMADNDYAIGKLVEKISHLPEWKETAIFIIEDDSQNGPDHVDSHRSLAYIISPYTKRGALVSTNYNTISVLRTMEDLLNIGYLAITDANAEPMSDAFTREPNFEPYTAIVPGNLCTNPVDPKLVPACQDRNVEKTAAMPILNPKKWWAAMTKDFNFVGEDKLDPEEFNEILWAGIKGDGIPYPEERNRKDLRQNRAQMLKHWELSQRDNSTEAKK, encoded by the coding sequence ATGAAACCTAGCAAAAATCAAGGGTATCTATTAAGCCTTTTACTCCTAAGTACCTTGAGTGCAAATACACAATCAGTTAGCGCTCGAACTACTAGTCCCGTTGGTAATTTACAGGGTGGGGCAGCTTTATTACCCACAGGTCAAACCATTACACCCGCAGCAGCACCAGGTTCAACGTTTGCACCTTTAGCAACTGGTTTGCGTACAGATGATAATGCTGATGCGGCTGAAGCAGTAAGCACAGCCCTCAGCCCTGATGGAAAAACTTTACTGGTGCTTACCAGTGGCTATAATCAAAACTTCAAAAATGAAAACACGGGTAGTACTTTCACTTATCCTGTATTAGACCCACAAACTGGCAAGTCAAGTAGTACAACAACTCCAAAAGCAGAATGGGTTTTTGTCTATGATGTCAGTAGCGGTAAGTTGGTTAAAAGACAACAAATTAATATTCCCAATACCTATAACGGTTTAGCTTGGGCCAAAGACGGTTCGCGCTTCTTTGTCTCAGGTGGGATTGACGATCGCGTTTATGTTTATGCCTCTAATGGCAGCCAGTACATACCAGATGCTCCCTTTATTTTATTAGGTCACAATTCTAACCAAACTGACCCGTTTCCTAAATATGATGGCGGTTTGTTAAAAGATACGCCAGCGAAGGCTGTGGCAACAGGAGCAGTTGTAGCGGGTATTGCCGTTAGTAAGGATGGCAATACCTTAGTAACTGCAAACTTTGAGAATGACTCAATATCAATTGTTGATACTACTACCCGTAAGGTAACTAAAGAAATTAAGTTTTTTAGACCAGGCGATAAAATAGCAACTGGGGAATTTCCTTTTGATGTAGCCATTAAGAGTGCAGAAAACGGTCAAGCAGCTAAAGTCTTCATTAGTAGCCAGCGCGACAACGAAGTCCTTGCTGTTGACATTACTTCTGGACAAATTACCCGTATACCAATAGGTAGCCAACCAAATAAAGTACTGCTCTCGTCTAGCCAAAATCGACTGTATGTAGCTAATGGTAATGATGACTCGATTTCCGTCATTGATACAAATAACAATCGGGTTGTTCAAACCATCTCTTTGTCTCGTCCTGGTGAGAAATATAAAGGTGCAAATCCTAACTCTTTAACCCTCAGTCCAGATGGACGAACACTTTACGTTACTCTAGGGGGGGAGAATGCGATCGCTGTTGTGGACTTACAAGGTGGTTGGGTGAATGGACGTATCCCTACAGGCTGGTATCCCAATTCTGCAAGCATCAGTCAAGATGGTCAAAGACTTTACGTTGTCAATGCCAAGAGTAATTCTGGTCCCAACCCCGCAGGAAACCTGACAACTCCAGCAGGACTAGCACGCAATACTAATTTTAAAAATGAGTACAACTGGGCTTTAGAAAAAGCTGGTATCTCAATTATTCCAGTTCCAAAGGGTGCGACTCTGGGTAAACTTTCAGCGCAAGTGGATAAAAATAATGGTTTCTACAATCGCCGTCCTGACCGGACGATGAGGTATTTACAAGGCAAAATTAAGCACGTTATCTACATAGTTAAAGAAAACCGTACTTATGACCAAGTACTTGGTGACTTGCCTATCGGTAATGGCGACCCAACACTTACCTTGTTTCCCAACAATATTTCACCAAACCATCACAAGCTATCCTTTGGCTTCGCAACTTTTGATAACTTTTACGACAGTGGCGAATCGAGTGGAGTTGGTTGGAACTGGTCTACCTATGGTCGTACTACAGATTACACCGAAAAAACTCAATCAGTTCTTTACGGTAACGCCGGCTTTAACGGCTTAACCTACGATTACGAAGGTACAAATCGGAATATCAGTCTCGCACTGTCCCAAACTTCCTCAAATAAATCGCCAATCAATACCCGTATCACAGGTATTTTAGATCCTTCTGGGCATTCTTCCATATTGCCTGGAGACAGGGATGTTGATGCTCCTGAAGGTGATGGTAATCTCCAGCCGAATGCCATTGGTGGTTATCTGTGGGATACAGCGCTACGTGCTGGCAAGACTGTACGTAATTACGGTTTCTTTGTTGATAATGCAGTTCCCTACACTACCAGCCAAAGCGATCCTACTAAACCCGATCCAAAAAACCCGACTTATATCCCCATCTCCCCAACTCCTTACGCGGACAAGATTCCTCAAGCTCCCGTTACCAAAACTGTACTGTTGGATAAAACCGATCTTTACTTTCGGTCATTCGATCAAAATAATGCTGATACTTATTTGTACAGCGAATGGGAAAGGGATCTGAAGCAAAATGGACTACCCAATTTAATGCTTGTGCGTTTATCTCACGATCATTTTGGTTCCTTTGGTACTGCTTTGGCTGGACTAAATACTCCTGAACTGCAAATGGCAGATAATGACTATGCTATTGGCAAATTGGTAGAGAAAATTTCTCATCTGCCGGAGTGGAAAGAAACGGCAATTTTCATCATTGAAGATGATTCCCAAAATGGGCCAGATCACGTTGATTCTCACCGTTCTTTAGCCTACATTATTTCGCCCTACACAAAACGGGGTGCGCTCGTCAGTACTAACTACAACACCATTAGTGTATTGCGGACAATGGAGGATTTATTAAACATTGGCTATTTGGCAATTACTGATGCTAATGCTGAACCAATGTCAGATGCTTTCACTAGAGAACCCAATTTTGAACCTTACACAGCTATTGTGCCAGGTAACTTGTGTACCAATCCTGTAGATCCAAAACTAGTACCAGCTTGCCAAGATCGCAATGTTGAAAAGACAGCAGCTATGCCGATTCTAAATCCTAAAAAATGGTGGGCTGCTATGACCAAGGACTTCAATTTTGTAGGTGAAGATAAGCTCGATCCAGAAGAGTTCAACGAAATTCTCTGGGCAGGAATTAAGGGCGATGGCATTCCTTATCCTGAAGAACGTAACCGTAAAGACTTGCGGCAAAATCGCGCTCAAATGCTAAAGCATTGGGAATTAAGTCAAAGAGATAACTCTACTGAAGCGAAGAAGTAA
- a CDS encoding transposase, translated as MLNNKHLKQWSCIVSERMPNLSIPQAIGLATWSFGMVVTKSSSLTQVSEFIGAVNNEKPNTVRQRLKEWYQEEKAKKGDKRRTLDVSRCFASLLLWVISLLPQNIQQIALAMDATSIGDKFIVLSINILLAGCGIPVAWCIVNATEPGSWKPHWQKLITDLKDTIPPDQKVIVAADRGLYADWLYSLIVAAWHPFLRINHQGTYRLPHQNQWQPLADIVASPGLFWSGQIVCFKTNPLECTLLARWDFGYQDPWLILTDLEPMSADAIWYGLRPSTECVYRDLKSDGWQWHNTRLLDPQRAERLWLAIAVSTLWMVMLGGEAENQFPPSHIDQFPQRHVAKSKPIDLKSEESTKPNLNWQWK; from the coding sequence ATGCTGAACAACAAACATCTCAAACAGTGGTCATGCATAGTTTCCGAGCGGATGCCTAACTTGTCAATACCACAGGCCATAGGTTTGGCAACATGGAGCTTTGGTATGGTAGTGACAAAATCAAGTAGTCTAACCCAGGTATCTGAGTTCATTGGAGCAGTGAATAATGAAAAACCAAACACAGTCAGGCAAAGACTAAAAGAATGGTATCAGGAGGAAAAAGCCAAAAAAGGGGATAAACGGAGAACACTGGATGTGAGCAGATGCTTTGCATCATTGTTGTTGTGGGTGATTAGTTTACTGCCACAAAATATTCAGCAAATAGCACTGGCAATGGATGCTACGAGTATTGGTGATAAATTTATAGTGCTATCCATTAATATTTTACTGGCAGGATGTGGAATTCCAGTAGCATGGTGTATTGTCAATGCCACTGAACCAGGAAGTTGGAAACCACATTGGCAAAAATTAATCACAGACCTCAAAGATACGATTCCACCAGACCAGAAGGTAATTGTCGCTGCTGACCGGGGATTGTATGCCGATTGGCTCTATTCTCTGATAGTTGCTGCTTGGCATCCTTTTTTACGTATTAACCACCAAGGAACTTATCGTTTACCACATCAGAATCAATGGCAACCATTGGCTGATATTGTTGCCAGTCCAGGATTATTCTGGTCGGGTCAAATAGTCTGCTTCAAAACTAACCCCCTGGAATGCACGTTGTTAGCTCGTTGGGATTTTGGTTATCAAGACCCTTGGTTGATTTTGACTGACCTAGAACCTATGTCTGCTGACGCTATTTGGTATGGTTTACGCCCCTCCACTGAATGTGTTTATCGTGATCTTAAATCTGATGGTTGGCAGTGGCACAATACTCGTCTGCTTGACCCACAACGTGCTGAACGCTTGTGGTTAGCCATCGCTGTCTCTACTCTCTGGATGGTCATGCTTGGTGGAGAAGCGGAAAACCAATTTCCTCCCTCCCACATTGATCAGTTTCCCCAGCGACACGTTGCTAAATCCAAACCCATCGATTTGAAGTCGGAGGAATCTACAAAACCAAACCTCAATTGGCAGTGGAAATAA